The window TTGTCAGATATGACTTCAAGCAGGCTGTCTTTTCTTTCAGTTTCTTCTATTTTTAAGGCAGGTTGTAATACTTGCATGAACTGTCTTGGCTGGTTTTTGATATAACGAGTAGGTACACAATATAGTGCAATGCAAACGGAAAATCAAGGAGATGGTTCATGTTTTTATACCATCTTGTGGTTTCAGATGGAAAAAGTGCAAAATCTACCTCAAGAAGAATTGGAGAAACTAGCAGTAACTTGCAACTATTGTTAAAGTCGAGTCATAATTACTAGACAAGAGGCCCATATTAGACTAAATCATCTCAATGAAAAGTGACTTAAACTATTATCATATGAAAATATTAACTTGAAGAAAAGAACGCGTTGTAAAATTTGTAATTTATCTCTATCAAGTGAAGGTTATTTGAAAAGACATTACAAGACACGACATAAAAATGAAAAAATTGAAACTTAAGACCAACAACGATTAGTTATTTGGTGACAGCTTCAACAAATATAGTATTACAAATTAGTATTTAGGTAATGCTATTGATCGATATGAATAATTTCGATTATTTGTTCCATGCCCTCTAGTGCAGCAATAATTGTATAGATGTCATTTGGATTTTATTTTTTGTGGTACAGTGTAACACAAAATCTATCCGACATGGTATTGATCCGTCTGTTGATATAGTCTGCATATCTAATTACANNNNNNNNNNNNNNNNNNNNNNNNNNNNNNNNNNNNNNNNNNNNNNNNNNNNNNNNNNNNNNNNNNNNNNNNNNNNNNNNNNNNNNNNNNNNNNNNNNNNNNNNNNNNNNNNNNNNNNNNNNNNNNNNNNNNNNNNNNNNNNNNNNNNNNNNNNNNNNNNNNNNNNNNNNNNNNNNNNNNNNNNNNNNNNTCTAATTACATCATGGCAACGTCTTTTGTTTTAATAAATTGTGAATTTAATTCAGAAAAAGACATTATTGAACAACTAAAAAGCATAGATGGTATTGAGCAAGTCTATGGGGTTTTTGGTGCATATGATATTTTGGCAAAAATTGAATCAGAGGATATTAAAAAAATCAGAGGAACAATTACAGCAAAGATAAGAAAAATCAAAAAAATCAGCTCAACTCTGACTCTTGTGGTTATTGAAGAATGATGATAGTAATTGATGCAGATGATTGTCTTTTATTCTTTCTATCGAGAGTAAAAAATCATTAAAAATAATAAATAAAAAAGAAAAATCCTTCTAAGATACTATAATAGCGCCT is drawn from Candidatus Nitrosarchaeum limnium SFB1 and contains these coding sequences:
- a CDS encoding transcription regulator — protein: MATSFVLINCEFNSEKDIIEQLKSIDGIEQVYGVFGAYDILAKIESEDIKKIRGTITAKIRKIKKISSTLTLVVIEE